A region from the Tachyglossus aculeatus isolate mTacAcu1 chromosome X2, mTacAcu1.pri, whole genome shotgun sequence genome encodes:
- the LOC119949457 gene encoding cytosolic non-specific dipeptidase-like, with product MAELQPVFLHVDAQQDLYIQRLAEWVAIQSVSAWPEKRGEIKRMMEVAAADIKRLGGTTELVDIGKQTLPDGSQIPLPPIVLGKLGSDPQKKTVCVYGHLDVQPAAREDGWDSDPFTLEERDGKLYGRGSTDDKGPVLAWLNALEAFQQTKKEIPVNVKFCLEGMEESGSEGLDDLIFSQKDTFFKDVDYICISDNYWLGKKKPCITYGLRGICYFFIEVECSDKDLHSGVYGGSVHEAMTDLITLMGCLVDKKGKILIPGIDEAVAPVTEEELRLYEQIDFDLDEYARDIGAKTLLHDSKKDILMNRWRFPSLSLHGIEGAFSGSGAKTVIPRKVIGKFSIRLVPDMTPEMVSSQVKDYLTKKFAELKSPNKFKVHTSHGGKAWVSDFNHPHYMAGRRAMKTVFGVEPDLTREGGSIPVTLTFQEATGKNVMLLPVGSADDGAHSQNEKLNRTNYIEGVKMLSAYLYEVSQLKD from the exons AGACTGGCGGAATGGGTGGCGATCCAGAGTGTGTCGGCCTGGCCGGAGAAGAGAGGCGAGATCAAACGGATGATGGAGGTGGCTGCTGCTGACATAAAGCGCCTGGGCGGCACGACCGAGCTAGTGGATATCGGGAAACAAACG CTCCCCGATGGCTCCCAGATCCCGCTTCCTCCAATCGTACTTGGCAAACTGGGGTCTGATCCCCAAAAGAAAACTGTGTGTGTTTATGGCCACCTGGATGTGCAGCCAGCAGCCCGGGAGGATGGCTGGGACAGCGATCCCTTCACCCTGGAGGAAAGAGATG GAAAGCTGTACGGGAGAGGGTCAACCGATGACAAGGGCCCGGTGCTTGCCTGGCTGAATGCCCTGGAGGCTTTTCAGCAAACCAAGAAG GAAATTCCTGTCAATGTCAAGTTTTGCCTGGAAGGCATGGAGGAGTCCGGCTCCGAGGGCCTGGATGACTTGATCTTCTCTCAGAAGGACACTTTCTTCAAAGACGTGGATTACATTTGCATCTCTGACAATTACTGGCTGGGCAAGAAGAAACCCTGCATCACCTATGGGCTCAGGGGGATCTGCTACTTTTTCATTGAG GTGGAATGCAGCGACAAAGACCTTCACTCCGGGGTATATGGTGGCTCGGTGCACGAGGCCATGACAGATCTCATCACGTTGATGG GCTGCCTGGTGGATAAGAAGGGGAAGATCCTGATTCCGGGCATCGACGAAGCCGTGGCCCCGGTCACTGAGGAGGAGCTCCGTCTCTACGAGCAGATCGACTTTGACTTGGACGAGTATGCGCGGGACATAGGAGCGAAGACCCTCCTTCATGACTCAAAG AAAGACATCTTGATGAACAGATGGAGGTTCCCCTCCCTGTCACTTCATGGAATCGAAGGAGCCTTCTCCGGGTCCGGAGCGAAAACCGTGATCCCTAGGAAAGTGATCGGCAAATTCTCCATTAGGCTGGTGCCAGACATGACCCCAGAGATGGTCAGCTCTCAG GTTAAAGACTACTTGACAAAGAAGTTTGCTGAGCTGAAGAGTCCCAACAAGTTCAAAGTTCACACGAGCCACGGTGggaaggcctgggtgtcagacttCAATCACCCCCACTACATGGCCGGCAGAAGAGCCATGAAAACAG TTTTTGGAGTGGAGCCAGACTTGACGAGGGAAGGAGGCAGTATTCCTGTAACGCTCACCTTCCAGGAGGCCACGGGCAAGAACGTCATGTTGCTGCCTGTGGGGTCAGCAGATGATGGGGCTCATTCTCAGAATGAAAAACTCAACAG GACTAACTATATAGAGGGAGTGAAAATGCTAAGTGCCTACCTGTATGAAGTCTCTCAGCTAAAGGACTGA